One region of Arthrobacter sp. StoSoilB22 genomic DNA includes:
- a CDS encoding dipeptidase, translated as MTSAHADIPQNKQGLSGSTPVEALTTAVNESFDATVASLEDLVAIPGIAWPSFDPKELDRSADAVASLVKESGMEDVRILRCNKADGTPGGPAVVARRPAAAGKPTILLYAHHDVQPPGDSSLWNSEPFVAQERNGRLYGRGAADDKAGIMAHLAAYSAVTKVLGDDFGLGVTFFFEGEEEAGSPTFRTFLEEHQELLRADVIVVADSSNWKVGVPALTTSLRGLVDGTFEVRVLEHAVHSGMFGGPVLDAPTLLSRLIATLHDDAGNVAVAGLVGRDEVAVDLTEADYRADASVLDGVRLAGSGTIASRLWTKPALSIIGMDVPAVDVASNTLIPSARAKFSMRLAPGQDPEAAMTALKQHVESHAPFGARVTFTPGERGNAFSTDTTSAAARVALWALGESWGVQPVEMGIGGSIPFIADLLEMYPDVQILVTGVEDPDSRAHSANESLHIGDFRHAVLAEALMLARLNAEGLAG; from the coding sequence ATGACTTCAGCACATGCGGACATCCCGCAGAACAAGCAAGGGCTCTCCGGCTCCACTCCTGTCGAGGCACTGACCACGGCTGTCAACGAATCCTTTGACGCTACTGTCGCATCGTTGGAAGACCTGGTGGCTATTCCCGGTATTGCGTGGCCGAGTTTTGATCCCAAGGAACTTGACCGGAGCGCTGACGCCGTCGCCTCCCTGGTCAAGGAATCCGGTATGGAGGACGTCCGTATCCTTCGATGCAACAAGGCTGACGGTACGCCCGGTGGTCCTGCCGTCGTCGCGCGCCGACCTGCCGCCGCAGGCAAGCCGACCATCCTGCTGTACGCCCACCACGACGTCCAGCCTCCGGGTGACAGCAGCCTCTGGAACTCCGAGCCCTTTGTCGCTCAAGAGCGGAATGGCCGCTTGTATGGTCGGGGTGCCGCCGACGACAAAGCAGGCATCATGGCGCACCTTGCCGCCTACAGTGCCGTGACAAAAGTCCTGGGGGACGACTTCGGGCTCGGCGTGACCTTCTTCTTTGAAGGCGAAGAAGAAGCCGGGTCACCTACCTTCCGCACTTTCCTTGAGGAGCACCAGGAACTTCTCCGGGCGGATGTGATCGTCGTTGCCGACTCCAGCAACTGGAAGGTGGGCGTGCCTGCCCTCACTACCAGCCTTCGCGGCCTGGTTGACGGAACTTTCGAAGTGCGCGTCTTGGAGCACGCGGTCCATTCAGGCATGTTCGGCGGCCCCGTGCTCGATGCCCCTACTCTTTTGTCGCGGCTCATAGCCACCCTTCACGACGACGCCGGGAATGTCGCAGTGGCCGGCCTCGTCGGCCGGGACGAGGTGGCAGTTGATCTCACCGAAGCTGACTACCGGGCCGATGCATCCGTGCTCGACGGCGTGAGGCTCGCCGGAAGTGGAACCATCGCCTCGCGTTTGTGGACCAAGCCGGCATTGTCCATCATTGGCATGGACGTCCCGGCCGTAGATGTTGCATCCAACACCCTCATACCGTCGGCGCGGGCAAAGTTCAGCATGCGGTTGGCGCCGGGGCAGGACCCGGAAGCCGCCATGACGGCGCTCAAGCAGCACGTCGAATCCCATGCCCCGTTCGGCGCCAGGGTGACGTTCACGCCGGGGGAGAGGGGCAATGCCTTTTCCACCGATACGACGTCCGCTGCAGCGCGGGTGGCTTTGTGGGCGCTGGGGGAATCGTGGGGAGTCCAGCCGGTGGAAATGGGGATCGGAGGCTCCATCCCGTTCATCGCCGATCTCCTGGAGATGTATCCGGATGTCCAGATCCTGGTCACCGGCGTCGAGGACCCTGATTCCCGTGCGCATAGTGCCAACGAATCATTGCATATAGGAGACTTCCGGCATGCAGTGTTGGCGGAGGCCTTGATGTTGGCCCGGCTGAACGCCGAAGGCCTGGCCGGGTAG
- a CDS encoding DUF3043 domain-containing protein, translating into MFGRKKEEPSAQSVVDQAYATAPEPGAGKGAPTPKRKDQEAARKRPLVPTDRKASKAAERVAIQDQRQKMRQALDTGDEKFLPYRDKGPQKRYTRDYVDARFSLGEYLMFGALLFVVISLIIPPTSAGISYVLIGFWIMFLAVFVDVFILSRKLRKRLTEKFGEVERGCIWYGCMRALQFRKLRLPKPQVKRGQYPA; encoded by the coding sequence GTGTTCGGACGCAAAAAGGAAGAGCCCAGCGCTCAATCAGTAGTAGATCAGGCCTACGCCACCGCACCGGAGCCCGGTGCTGGAAAGGGCGCCCCTACGCCCAAGCGGAAGGACCAGGAAGCGGCCCGCAAGCGCCCTTTGGTTCCCACCGATCGTAAGGCCTCCAAGGCAGCGGAAAGGGTGGCCATCCAGGACCAGCGGCAGAAAATGCGGCAGGCCCTTGATACGGGAGACGAGAAATTTCTCCCCTATCGGGACAAGGGCCCCCAGAAGCGGTACACACGTGACTACGTTGACGCACGCTTCAGCCTGGGTGAGTACCTCATGTTCGGCGCTTTGCTGTTCGTAGTGATCTCCCTGATCATCCCGCCCACCAGCGCCGGCATCAGCTACGTCCTTATTGGCTTCTGGATCATGTTCCTTGCAGTCTTTGTGGACGTCTTCATCCTCTCCCGCAAACTTCGCAAGCGCCTTACGGAGAAGTTCGGTGAAGTGGAACGTGGTTGCATCTGGTACGGCTGCATGCGCGCCCTTCAGTTCCGCAAGCTACGTCTTCCGAAACCTCAGGTGAAGCGCGGACAGTACCCCGCCTAG
- a CDS encoding quinone-dependent dihydroorotate dehydrogenase, with protein MRVYPTFFKLAFSWMDAEKAHKIGFQGIRAAHRSGVGRILAKMTTPDPSLRTEALGLTFPSPFGLAAGFDKEGHGIEALSELGFGHVEVGTITGQAQPGNEKPRLFRLIEDKAVINRMGFNNDGAAAVAPRLKAARAALQRLHPDVRPMIGVNIGKTKLVELEDATEDYLVSARSLAPAADYLVVNVSSPNTPGLRLLQNVESLRPLLRAVGDAADEAAGRHVPLLVKIAPDLSNEDIDDVARLALDLKLDGIIATNTTISRDGLVSDAAKVESLGAGGLSGAPLKQRSLEVLRRLKNSVGDQLVLIAVGGVATPQDVQDRLDAGATLVQGYTAFLYEGPFWASRINKGLVKLRRRAAA; from the coding sequence ATGCGTGTTTACCCCACATTCTTTAAGTTGGCCTTCTCCTGGATGGATGCCGAGAAGGCCCACAAGATCGGCTTCCAAGGAATCCGTGCGGCCCACCGTTCCGGTGTTGGGAGGATCCTTGCCAAAATGACAACTCCTGATCCTTCCCTCCGCACGGAGGCGCTGGGGCTTACCTTTCCCTCCCCGTTCGGCCTGGCGGCAGGATTCGACAAGGAGGGCCACGGCATCGAAGCCTTGTCCGAGCTTGGATTCGGACATGTAGAAGTGGGGACCATTACGGGCCAGGCACAGCCCGGTAATGAAAAGCCGCGCCTCTTCCGCTTGATAGAGGACAAAGCGGTCATCAACCGGATGGGGTTCAATAACGACGGCGCCGCCGCAGTCGCGCCCAGACTCAAGGCAGCACGGGCTGCTTTGCAGCGGCTGCACCCGGACGTCCGGCCGATGATCGGGGTCAATATCGGCAAGACCAAGCTGGTTGAGCTCGAGGACGCTACCGAGGACTACCTGGTCAGTGCCCGGAGCCTGGCGCCCGCGGCAGATTACCTGGTGGTGAATGTAAGCTCTCCCAACACTCCGGGGCTGCGTCTGCTGCAGAACGTGGAAAGCCTGCGGCCCCTTCTCCGCGCTGTTGGCGACGCCGCCGACGAAGCGGCCGGGCGGCACGTTCCCCTGTTGGTCAAGATTGCGCCGGACCTCTCCAATGAAGATATCGACGACGTCGCGCGGCTTGCCCTGGACCTGAAACTTGACGGAATCATAGCCACCAACACCACCATTTCCCGCGACGGGCTCGTCTCCGACGCTGCGAAGGTGGAGTCTCTTGGCGCGGGCGGCTTGTCGGGTGCGCCCCTCAAGCAGCGATCCCTCGAGGTGCTGCGCAGGCTCAAGAACTCGGTAGGGGATCAGCTTGTCCTCATTGCAGTTGGTGGCGTTGCCACCCCGCAGGATGTTCAGGACCGGCTCGATGCCGGGGCCACGTTGGTGCAGGGCTACACTGCTTTCCTTTACGAAGGTCCTTTCTGGGCTTCGAGAATCAACAAAGGTCTTGTGAAACTTCGCCGACGGGCGGCCGCATAA